GACAGTTCCCGGCACGCTCGATACAACTGGTAATGGAACCTATGCTGCAACTGTAGCTGCTCAGTCGGTAACACTAGTAGGTATCGGTAATGAAACCGGTAATGACGGTTCCGGTCCGGTTCAGGCAACAATGGTGGTTGGTCCGAATCGAATCGAATCAACTGTCATAGATAATTAATTTTTTGTTTGAATTTTCTTAAATTGGAGGCGGTTAAATCAATTTAACCGCCTTCTTTTTTAGTTAAGGACGATTAACATGATTGAAGTTCGATTCAACGCGCAAAAAATTAATGGACAGGCGATTTCCGGCAACTTGAGCGAACCTACCTATAAAGAAGCAAAAAAAAAGATTCATAAGCTTGCCGAAAAACACCAGCTTAAAATCAATTCGATTGAAAAGAAAAGCTCGTACCTCTATAAAATAAGACGTGGTAAAGAAAAACCGATTATCGGCGAACAAAGAGCTTACTCTAAAGAGGAAGTCTCAAATGCACTCCGTAAACTTGGCTATGAAGTTTTATCGGTCAACAAGAAGCTACTCGATTTTAATTTTAAGCCGCCTCAGCAGGACATTGTTTCTTTTGTTAAAATAAGCGCAGAACTTCTGGATCAGAAATTGCCGTACAGTGAAATTTTAACCCTCCTTATTAATGATATTGAGAACAAAACCCTGAAGGAGACTTTAAAACAGATTAACAATGAATTGAAAAAAGGAGCCGATAGCGAAGCAACCTTTTTAAGGTATCAGGGAATTTTTGGAAAGTTTACAGCTTATATGTTGGGACTTGCATCTAAGAGCGGTAATATGTCAGAAATTTATAAAGCAACCGCAAAATTTTTGGAAAGACAGCAGGAGTTTAAGAAAAATCTGAGAAGCGCGCTCATTACTCCTCTTGTTACTTTATTTGTTCTCTTTCTTGCCGTCATATTTTATATCGGTTACATTTTCCCGGAAACGGCAAAACTGTTTGTCAAATTTAAAATTGATCTGCCCCCTTTAACTGCAGCGACTCTTCAAATTAGCGATTTCCTGATGGGTAATATGCTATTAATTACAATTGGAATGTTTATACCTGTTATCGGCATCTGGCAGTTTGCAAAGACAAAAAAGGGAAAACTTTTATTAGACAGGTTTATGTTCAAGATACCGATAATGGGCTCGCTTATACATAAAACAACAATTGAAGTTTTCTGCCGTGTATTCTATACTCTTTACAGCGGATCGGCTGAAAGTATTGAACCGATACGTATAGCAGCCGAAGCAACCGGCAATGCCTATTTTGAAAATCAGATTAAAACAGTTGCAATCCCGCTTATGATTAAAAAAGGAATTGGAATTACCGAAGCTTTCCAGGCGAGCGATGTTTTTACAGAAACGGCTCTTTCAAGATTCCATTCCGGAGAAGAGACGGGTACAATCAAGAATACTGCGCTTCAGCTTGCAAATTACTACGAAAGCGAAACTGTATTCAGACTTAAAAACGTAATTGAATTAATTCAGGTTGGAATTGCAATGGTGATTATGATAGTAATGATCGCATTGACACTAATATCGGCGGAGACAGCTACTATTAGTCCGAAATCACCGGTGATGTAAAAAAACATAAGGAAGCGGTATGATTGACGCGCATCTCGAAATGACTGATAAAATCGGTTACCTTTTACTCAAGAAGGGAATTATCGATTCAAAAATTTTAGAACAATCCCTTAAAATCAAGGATGCCGATCAATTAAAACAGAAGAGGAATCTGGCGCAGATCCTTGTTGAAGAATTTGGATTTGAACACGATGTTATCTTCCGCGAAGTTGCCGTCCTCTACGCATTCAAAGAATTGAACATTCATCCCGAGGAACTTTCGGAAGAGAGAGTCAGCGAGATAAAAAACCTGATGAATAAACAGGGGCCGGAAGTACGTAAAATGCTCCTCGAACACCGTGTAATTCCTTACAGGTATGACGATAAAATAAAAGATAAACTTGTTTTTGCAGCTGTTGATCCGACCGATAGGACGCTTGCAAAAATTGCATATACACTTAACGCAAAAAAGTATGAAATAAACTATCTGAGAAAAAAAGATTACGACCGTCTGATAAATCTGCTGGTTACTTCCGAGAATGAATACCTTAAAATGATCGAAGAAGCTGCCGAAGAGATGCAGGTTGTTCAGGAAGAGGTTTCGATCAATGAAGATGAACTTGATGCTGAAATAAATAAAAGTGCTCTTATAAATCTAATTGAAGCGGCTCTGGTTGAGGGGGTACGCAAAGGAGTCAGTGATATTCACATTATACCAAGGAGCGGTAACAAAACAGAAATTCATTTCCGCCTTGATGGTAAACTGCAGCTCTGGCATGTTCAGGAGGGAACAATGCCCGAAGCAGTTATGGCGGTTGTTAAAGACCGTTCAAAAGGCCTCGACAGATTCGAAAGAGAAAGAGCACAGGATGGATTTATACAAAGGGAAATCGATGGTCATATAATCCGCTTCAGAGTCTCCGTGCTTCCGACTGTAGGAACAGAACTTAAAAACAAATTTGAAAGTATCGTAATAAGAATTCTCGACGATAGAAAAGTAATAAGGGATTTAGGTAAGCTCGGTTTAACCGGATACTCAAATAAGGCGTTTGTAAAAGCCATCAGCCAGCCGCAGGGAATGATCATATTAACCGGTCCAACAGGTTCGGGAAAAAGTACTACTCTTATTGCTGCTCTCTACCAGGTTATAAATCCTACGAAAAATGTTTTAACAGTTGAAGATCCTGTTGAATATGTCATTGAAGGTGCCCGGCAGCTTAAAATCGGTCATAAAATGAATTTCGAACAGGCCATCAGATCAATACTCCGCCACGATCCGGATATTGTACTTGTTGGTGAGATGCGTGATAAAGAGACTGCCGAAACAGCTATTAAACTTGCTAATACCGGTCACCTTACGTTTTCTACACTTCATACAAATGATGCACCCAGTGCGGTAGCGCGTCTTTTCAAAATGGGTGTAGAACCGTTCCTGATTGCTTATGCAATCAACATTATTGTTGCTCAGCGACTGATAAGAAAACTGTGTACGGTTTGTAAACGGAAAGTTGAAAATCTTGAAGAGCATATTGCACTTGCGGGACTTGATATAAAGGATTGGTCCGGCAACGAAATTTATGAGCAGGTAGGATGCGATAAGTGTAATCAAACCGGATTTAAAGGAAGAATGGCTATACACGAAGCTCTCTATTTTACGAGGGAAATCAGAAGACAAATTGTTCGGTCGGGCGAGGAAGTTGATGAAGAAGCAATCCGCGAACAGGCCCGCAAAGACGGAACTATGAGTCTTAGAGATTCTGGTTTTGAGAAAGTGAAATTAGGTCTTACGTCAATTCAGGAGGTAATTGGCGCAACAATGGAAGACTAAAAAACTGCTTTAATCGTGACTAAGTTTTCTTATATTGCTTAAAAGAAATCGAAGAAAACACTATTTAACCAGAAATTCGGTACTTGCTGATGGTAGAACAGGCAAAAAAAATCCTCTCTGAATTTGCAAAGCAAATCCCTCCAACAATTCTCGGTCCTGAAAGAGTTCGTTTTATAATCGAGAATATTGACAGGATGACGCAGGAGGAAAAAATCCAGGTTCTTAACCTTGCAAACTATATTCTCACTGTAATGCTCGAAAGGAATGCATCGGATGTTGAAATAGGCGGTTTCGGTGCTCAGAATTTTGTCTGGTTCAGAATCTATGGAAAAAAAGAACGTGTAAAAGAGTTGCCCCAGTTTACAGCCGACGAAGCCTCTGCATTAATTGTTTCGCTCCTTAATAAAAATCAGTGCCAGTTCCTTCTTCAAAACAGAAACCTGGATTTTAGCCATACATACAAACTCGACAAAATTTCGCGTTACGTAAGGTTTAGAGCGGATGCTTACTTCGATCTGGATGCGCTGGCTCTTAATATGAGAGCAATTCAAGCTGCGGTTCGGCCGATCGAGTCACTCGATTTTCATCCCTTTGCTGTTAAAACAATGAGTCACAATTACATTAAGTTCGGACTCTCGCTTATAACCGGAATTACCGGTAGCGGTAAATCTTCCACACTCGACGCAATAATTGACTATCACAATCAATTTGATCCATGTCACATAGTAATAATTGCATCTCCCGTTGAGTATGTACATTCATCAAAAATTTCGATAATTAAGCATCGGGAAGTTGGCCGTGATGTCCTTTCCTTTAAAGATGGTGTAGTTCAGGCCCTTCGCCAGGACCCTGATATTATTGTTATTGGTGAAATGAGAGATCCTGACACTATTTTAGCAGCATTAGAGGTAACAGATACAGGTCATAAGGTATTTTCTACCTTACATACTTCTTCAGCTGTTGAGTCGATAGACCGTATAATTGCAGAAGTTAGCCCGGAAGAACAGGAAAGAGTCCGGAATCGTTTGGCAGACGTTTTGATATCTGTAGTGTCGCAAAAACTTGTGCCGAGCCTCGATGGAAAACGTGTTCTTGCTAAGGAAGTCCTGATCGTTACTCCAAGCGTTAAGGCGGCTATTAAAAACAACAATACAAGCGAAATTTATATGATGATTAATCAGGGGGGACAACAGGGAATGGTTACTATGGAACAGGATTTGTTGCGCCTCTTTACGGAGAAAAAGATTTCTAAGGAAAATGCAGTCGCTTATTCGAATAATAAAAATAGAATTCTTCAATTGATGAAGGGTGTTTAGTAGAATTGAAACCGGTTGTCTGTATATATTGTGAAGGGTCGGATACTAAAGTCGCGGTTCTTACAAAGGAGAAAGACACTATAAAAGTTTTAAGAGTGGCTTCCTTAACAATGTCGCAGTCCCTTCAGCAGCTTTCACGTCAGACTTCTCTCGAGGAGATTGAATCAGTAGATACTGGTAGTAACTTTTCATTCGAAAGTCTTGATGACGCCGCCCCTGCGGCAGAACCGGAAAAAGATACTTCGGATGTCGGTCAGCTTCAGTCGTCGCTGTTCGGATTGAAACTGAATCAATGCCAGTTTGTTCCAATAATAACTGAACCTGTTGTAAATTATCATAACTATGAAGGTCCGAGGGATGAAAATAAAAAGAAGCTGCTTCAGCTGGTTGCCAATGATATCCGGAATGTAAAAGGGATTTCAGTTGATCTTGATTCAGTTGATGTAACGGAATTGAATGACAAAGCAATGCTGAGCGTTTTTATCGAAGGGGAAATTCCTTGTGTCCATCTTGTAAACCTGCTCGCTAATTATAACAATAGAAGATATTTTAAAATTCCTACGGTCAAAACAGCGGAACTGTCGCTCGCTTACTATGTTAGTAAGACAAATAAATTCTTTCCCGAAGACAATACGCTGATAATTTATATCGGCAAAGAATATAGCAAACTGATTTTTCTGGAAGGACAGAAATTAAAACATATAGGCGCTACACTAGATATTGGAACAAAGAATCTACATACATACGATGTTTATTTTTCCAAGATTCTTCTTGAAATGGAGAACGGCGGAATACCCAAACTCGATAATATCATTCTGTGCGGCGAGGACCGTTCTGAAAACCTGATACTCTCTTTCTTCGGTACATTTCCAGAAGCAAATGTTAGTGAACTAAAGTTCGAGGACTTTAATAACACGCTTATTACTGAAGAAGATGCAAGAAATCTTGCACTCTATGCAATTCCGATTGCTTCGGCCATCGAATATTTTGATGAATTGAATAAGACTCATGTTGGTGTAAATTTCCTCCCAAAGTATATCCAGGAACATCAGAAGTTTTTGCAATTCGGATGGCACAGTTATGCGATTCTACCTCTCCTCTTCGGCGCAACATTCTTTTTCACTTTTGAAATCCTTTCGAGCTACAGGGAAATTAAAGACCTCGATTTCGAGATTGAACGTTTGACGGTTTTACAACAGCAGAATCAGGCCCTTGTTGATGAGATAACTCCACTTGACGCAAGAATTAATAATTTCGATAAAACACAGGCAATTCTGGATTCAGCAACCACCGGCTCGGGCATCTGGAATAAAAACTTAACAAAAGTATCGGACTTTATAGAAAGACGCAGAAATTTCTGGCTGACCAGGCTCGAAACGGTTAGCGCCGAAGAAGTCAAAATTAACGGGTATGCTTTATCCAGAAGCGTTCTAACAGAGTTTGCTCAATACAGTAATACCGCGTTATTAAAATTTATTAATTATGAACCTCTCCGCGAAAAAAGCGCTTTCGCCTATACAATTAATTTTAAACTCTCTGAAGATTCGTTGAATACTAAATGAGCAGTAAAGTAAAAAATACGATAATTATTGTCCTAATTCTGATTGCCATTATACTGGCAGGCGGTCTCTTTAATTATGTCTTCCTTAAAGGGAAGATAGACGACAGGGAGAAAAAAGTAAAGGACCTCAGACTTTATCAGCTTGATACTAAGGACCTTGAAGATCAACTCCAGAAATTAAAAAACAGAGTTGCTCAGCTCGATTCAATTCTTGTAAACAGAAAATATAATATACCTTTCAATCTTCCCCAATCGGACTTTTTCGATTTCATTAACAAAACCAGTTATTCGTTTTCGCCGGATTCCTATGTAAATATCGAATACGAGGATACTGAGGCTGGGGGTAATTTCAATATATATAACTATACTTTGAATGGTATTGCAGAGTTTAATGATCTTAACAATCTTATTTATGCAATAGAAGAGAGCAAATTGCTAAAGAAAATATCCGGTCTGGATCTTACAAATAATGTAAAAGTTGATCAGGACGGCACTCCTCATTATCTGGTGAGTTTCAAATTCAAGGTTGCGGTCTACTTCTCGAACGACGACCGTTTCTATGTTGCCAACTATACAGAAAATTCACTTATACCCAATCCTCTGTACGATATTTTCTATCCGTTGATTAGAAATGAAATTCCTCCGAATAAAGATTCTTTGCTCGACGTTCAGTCGGCAGTATTGCTGGCATTAATACCCGACGGTGCTTTTCTGGCTGATGCTAACGGGAATACCTATCTACTCTGGGAAGGAGACAGAGTTTATCTGGGTTATCTGACGAATATAAATTACCAGACCAATGAAGTTAATTTTGTCCTTAACAAGGGCGGTATTATTGAATCAGTTACATTGAAACTCGATAAAGAAAAAAAGCAGAGTAAATAAAATGAAAAAGCTAATTACATCCTGGCTGTTCCTGTCTTTCGTCTTTGTAAATTATGCTCAGGTTGATCTTAAACAGAAACTGCAGGGATACGTAAATCCCGAAGAACTTGTTACCCTTTCCGAAACTATTACTTTCGAGCAGGCAATTCAGGTCCTCAGTACTGTTAGTGAGAAAATCTCGGGTAAACGGGTTGTCTCTACTGCGGGAATTAATGTCCCGATCGGTGTTGAACTGGATAAGATTCAATATAAAAAAGCACTTTTCATAATTGCCCAATATCATAATCTTATTATTGAGGAGACTGAATCTGTAATTATTGTTAAGAAGAAGGATGCGGGAAAGGAACAACTCACTCCGGAAATTTATGCTTCGGTTGATGATAGGGAGGTTAAAATAACCGCTCTGATGTTTGAAGCAAACGTATCGGAAATGCAGGAGAGGGGCATTAACTGGCAGTTTCTGCTTTCGAGAAGCGGTCTTTCTATCGGCGGCGACTTTGTGACAGTTCAGGAGCAGCAGCAGAGCGGTTCATCTACTACCCAGGTTCAGCAAAAACCGCCGGCTTTCGATCTTTCAAGTACATCCACTTTTGAAATGGGACCATTTAAGGGAAATGCCACTGCACTCTTCAGATTTTTTGAAACCGAAAACCTTGGTGAGATTTTTGCAAGACCAAACGTCACCGTGAGAAATAATATTCAGGGAAGAGCTCAGGTCGGCTCTGACTTCTCAATTAAAGAGAGAGACTTCGCAGGTAACCTGATCGATAAATTCTATTCTACCGGTACAATTCTGGAAGTGACGCCTCATATTTATAATGAAGACGGAATTGATTACATACTACTTCAACTTAAGGTGGAAAGAAGTTCGGCTATACCGGATGTGGTAAGCACTGAAATAAGAAAAACTCAAGCTACTACGTCTGTTATGCTTCTGGATGGAGAGGAGACTGCAATTGGCGGTTTAATAGTATATGAAGAAACCACTGTCCGAAGAGGAATTCCGTTTCTAAGGGATTTACCATGGTGGGTTCTTGGGATCAGGTATCTTACAGGATACGACTCAAAAGAAATGGCCAAGAAGGAGATTATTATGCTCATTAAGGCCGAGATACTCCCTTCGTTGAAAGAAAGAGTTTCGAAACAGAAGGAAACTCAGGTCCTTAAAAAAGAACTTCAGGAAAATGCAGAAGCCTTGGAGAAAATAAAATCAAACTTGAAAAAGAATGAAGAAGAAAAATAGATCTCTTTGCGAACTCCGTATCTGTCCTATTTTTTTCAACACTGTTTCTGAAAAAAAAGAATTCTGAAATAATAAAAATGAAGCACTTTTGTTATGACTCTTCAGGTCCGTTTAATACTGATTACATTTGTAATTATTTTAATTGCTTCCATTGCAACAGCTGTAATCTACTATAATCTAACTGGCCAGCTTCTATCAAATTATCAGTCCAAGGACATACTCAATTCCACCAACGATTTTGTTTTTACGTTTCAAAGTCGAATTGAACAGACGGATGATGATTTTTCGAAAATCTTTTCAGCCAGTCCTGATATTGAAAAAATAAACCTGGATTCAACCGGAATCGATTTTATTTTTACTCTTGTTAACGACTCACTTATCAGTAATACTGAATTTAAGGTGAAGTCCAATTCCTACATAAATTTCCGTTCCCGGTCATTTAAGCAATTGTTTGTTGATAACCCGAACTTAATCCTTCGTTATGCAAAAATAAATAACGGACAGATTTTCTATTACGGTGTTCACATAACATCCGGATTCCTGGATAAAATAAGCGAGAAAATCAGAGCCGACATTGCCCTGGTGATCAACGATTCGCCTGTTGAATTTTCAAACTCCGCTAAGAACCAGGTCTATCTGTTAAATGTAATCAACGCAATTCGTGAACTGAAATTCAAAAATAATTTCGATCTTTATAAAGAGGAAATTGATAATGCCGATTTTGAAGCGGCCGCGATTTCACCACACCAGATCCTCACTCCCGGTGCAAAAATCAGCTTTGTTGTATTCAAGACTTATCAGGAGGGTGTGGGTCTTAAAAATACTTTACGGGACGTAATGCTTATTATACTTACATCCGGAAGTTCACTTGCCTTTATTTTCATTCTCCTTTTCACAACAAAACTGCGGAAACAGATCGGACTTTTAAGTGAGGGCGCAGAAATTACACGGAAAGGGGATCTGAATCATAGGGTTCAGATAGTATCGAATGACGAACTTGGAAGATTAGGCGAAGCTTTCAACCAGATGTTGAATGAACTTAAAAAGAAAGACGATGCTGAAAAGGAGTATACCGACTTTATTTCTCTTATAAACCAGAGCTCCACTCTCAAAGAGGTTTCCGAAACGTCTCTCAATAAGATTATTAAATCCACAGGCATGGCATTCGGCGTCCTGTACATGGTCGACGAAAAAAATCTCCGCCTTATCTCCTCAACGGGAATCGGGAAAAATATTGTTAAACCTTCTCAGGAACCCGATCTCTATAGTAATTCAATTGATAAAAAGGAAGTTGTCGAATTCAATTTCAGCGAGAATTTCCCTGAAATTAAAACAGGTCTTACTTCCATCAAAATAAAATATATTTTAATCTACCCTATTGTCTACAACAGGGAGACAATCGCAATTCTTGAGCTTGCTTCCGATTCGGAACCGGGCGGTAGGGTTAGAAACTATATCGATAATATACAGGAACAGCTTGCATTTGGACTTGTAAACGCCCGCTCACTCGAGCAACTGGAAAACTATGTTGTTGAACTCAGAAGGCTTAACGAAGAATACCAGAAACAGAATAAGCAGATAATCGAACAGAATGACGAGCTGAAAGAACTTCACAGGCAGATAAATGAAAAAGCTCTTGAGCTTGAAAAACAGAGAATAAAAGCAGTTGAGCTTACTAAAGTAAAATCCCAGTTTCTTGCAAGTATGTCCCATGAGCTTCGCACCCCGCTTATCTCCATCCTGGGCCTGACAGAACTAATTTTGAAAGACGATGTTACCCCCCCGAAGTCTAAAGAAAGAATGGGGATTGTATACCGTAATGGTAAAAAACTCCTAGGTATGATTACCAATATTCTCGAATTTTCGAAATTTGAATCGGGCAGAATAGAAATCAAAAAAGATAATTTTCTGCTTAGCGACCTGCTTGAGGATATTAACACCAACATTCATCAGATTGCTTCGGATAAAAACCTTAAGTTCGTTATTGAATCCCCTTCGGGTAAAAACCTGCTTCTTAATACCGATAAAAGCAAACTCGAACAGATCCTTAATAATCTTATCACAAATGCCGTTAAATTTACTGAATCCGGTGCGGTTAAACTTACTATTGTACTCCAAAATAATCTTGATCTGAATTTTTCGGTTTCCGACACAGGAATTGGAATCTCGGAGGAGAATCAGAAAATAATTTTTTCCGAGTTCAGGCAGATTGATTCCGGATCGTCCCGAAAATACGGGGGAGCCGGACTCGGGCTTACGATTACAAAACGTTATGTTGAACTACTGGGCGGGGCACTTTCTCTTAATAGTCAATTAAGCAAAGGTTCTGAGTTCTCTTTTGTACTGCACGATATTGTTCTGGATATCTTTGA
This Melioribacteraceae bacterium DNA region includes the following protein-coding sequences:
- a CDS encoding GspE/PulE family protein; its protein translation is MIDAHLEMTDKIGYLLLKKGIIDSKILEQSLKIKDADQLKQKRNLAQILVEEFGFEHDVIFREVAVLYAFKELNIHPEELSEERVSEIKNLMNKQGPEVRKMLLEHRVIPYRYDDKIKDKLVFAAVDPTDRTLAKIAYTLNAKKYEINYLRKKDYDRLINLLVTSENEYLKMIEEAAEEMQVVQEEVSINEDELDAEINKSALINLIEAALVEGVRKGVSDIHIIPRSGNKTEIHFRLDGKLQLWHVQEGTMPEAVMAVVKDRSKGLDRFERERAQDGFIQREIDGHIIRFRVSVLPTVGTELKNKFESIVIRILDDRKVIRDLGKLGLTGYSNKAFVKAISQPQGMIILTGPTGSGKSTTLIAALYQVINPTKNVLTVEDPVEYVIEGARQLKIGHKMNFEQAIRSILRHDPDIVLVGEMRDKETAETAIKLANTGHLTFSTLHTNDAPSAVARLFKMGVEPFLIAYAINIIVAQRLIRKLCTVCKRKVENLEEHIALAGLDIKDWSGNEIYEQVGCDKCNQTGFKGRMAIHEALYFTREIRRQIVRSGEEVDEEAIREQARKDGTMSLRDSGFEKVKLGLTSIQEVIGATMED
- a CDS encoding response regulator, yielding MTLQVRLILITFVIILIASIATAVIYYNLTGQLLSNYQSKDILNSTNDFVFTFQSRIEQTDDDFSKIFSASPDIEKINLDSTGIDFIFTLVNDSLISNTEFKVKSNSYINFRSRSFKQLFVDNPNLILRYAKINNGQIFYYGVHITSGFLDKISEKIRADIALVINDSPVEFSNSAKNQVYLLNVINAIRELKFKNNFDLYKEEIDNADFEAAAISPHQILTPGAKISFVVFKTYQEGVGLKNTLRDVMLIILTSGSSLAFIFILLFTTKLRKQIGLLSEGAEITRKGDLNHRVQIVSNDELGRLGEAFNQMLNELKKKDDAEKEYTDFISLINQSSTLKEVSETSLNKIIKSTGMAFGVLYMVDEKNLRLISSTGIGKNIVKPSQEPDLYSNSIDKKEVVEFNFSENFPEIKTGLTSIKIKYILIYPIVYNRETIAILELASDSEPGGRVRNYIDNIQEQLAFGLVNARSLEQLENYVVELRRLNEEYQKQNKQIIEQNDELKELHRQINEKALELEKQRIKAVELTKVKSQFLASMSHELRTPLISILGLTELILKDDVTPPKSKERMGIVYRNGKKLLGMITNILEFSKFESGRIEIKKDNFLLSDLLEDINTNIHQIASDKNLKFVIESPSGKNLLLNTDKSKLEQILNNLITNAVKFTESGAVKLTIVLQNNLDLNFSVSDTGIGISEENQKIIFSEFRQIDSGSSRKYGGAGLGLTITKRYVELLGGALSLNSQLSKGSEFSFVLHDIVLDIFDVPLRDFLTIHEDTGKDSIKKTAYISCKNSDTLKFITDYLHSYDYELIPYQIGKIDLNNTGRPAPEAFIFCCDDIKENLIREVAEIKSNPSGRDAVIILISILENEKVGWLPAIFDYIVEPATLNEIERVVKNLELFSQSRIPEIVFASRDPMKFKSLISNENTPERRIKFTDDLNSLITNPGKDSSHMVIVDFDSFKSDALEFLLKVEENRLNRNFFTVLNVSKDNLEKEFEWINSGIKELTLQSKNHPLDVLKSLKERLMIDSGLSGRNNNLIEEKIGDNFSVVGDNGLSEQKQTILIVDDDPDTLFTIGEFVKELNYETVFAHNGTECLLMLNHINPDLILLDIMMPQMDGFETVKRIRSENRVSSIPVIALTAYAMLDNKEVVTKNGFNDLVTKPINSTLLASKISMYINSRIDVK
- a CDS encoding type II secretion system F family protein, producing MIEVRFNAQKINGQAISGNLSEPTYKEAKKKIHKLAEKHQLKINSIEKKSSYLYKIRRGKEKPIIGEQRAYSKEEVSNALRKLGYEVLSVNKKLLDFNFKPPQQDIVSFVKISAELLDQKLPYSEILTLLINDIENKTLKETLKQINNELKKGADSEATFLRYQGIFGKFTAYMLGLASKSGNMSEIYKATAKFLERQQEFKKNLRSALITPLVTLFVLFLAVIFYIGYIFPETAKLFVKFKIDLPPLTAATLQISDFLMGNMLLITIGMFIPVIGIWQFAKTKKGKLLLDRFMFKIPIMGSLIHKTTIEVFCRVFYTLYSGSAESIEPIRIAAEATGNAYFENQIKTVAIPLMIKKGIGITEAFQASDVFTETALSRFHSGEETGTIKNTALQLANYYESETVFRLKNVIELIQVGIAMVIMIVMIALTLISAETATISPKSPVM
- a CDS encoding PilT/PilU family type 4a pilus ATPase, giving the protein MVEQAKKILSEFAKQIPPTILGPERVRFIIENIDRMTQEEKIQVLNLANYILTVMLERNASDVEIGGFGAQNFVWFRIYGKKERVKELPQFTADEASALIVSLLNKNQCQFLLQNRNLDFSHTYKLDKISRYVRFRADAYFDLDALALNMRAIQAAVRPIESLDFHPFAVKTMSHNYIKFGLSLITGITGSGKSSTLDAIIDYHNQFDPCHIVIIASPVEYVHSSKISIIKHREVGRDVLSFKDGVVQALRQDPDIIVIGEMRDPDTILAALEVTDTGHKVFSTLHTSSAVESIDRIIAEVSPEEQERVRNRLADVLISVVSQKLVPSLDGKRVLAKEVLIVTPSVKAAIKNNNTSEIYMMINQGGQQGMVTMEQDLLRLFTEKKISKENAVAYSNNKNRILQLMKGV